A single genomic interval of Metasolibacillus fluoroglycofenilyticus harbors:
- a CDS encoding helix-hairpin-helix domain-containing protein, with protein sequence MQRYLQKYGKRVLLPSALIIGLLYFFLQQNHSATVEIIPATVQLEQASENDLEEVRSVLAVVVDVKGQVKFPGVYELTEEHRIIDAIQLAGGYTEQADTKMINHAQRLQDEMVIYVPFQGEEMAEINFVSHPNGQNKTPTKVNINTADEALLMTIPGIGPAKAQAIISYRNEAGKFQTIDDIKKVSGIGEKSFERIKDLIKVN encoded by the coding sequence ATGCAACGATACCTTCAAAAATACGGTAAAAGGGTGCTACTCCCCAGTGCTCTTATCATTGGACTCCTCTATTTTTTTCTTCAACAAAACCATTCAGCAACAGTAGAAATCATTCCTGCGACTGTGCAGCTCGAACAAGCTAGCGAAAACGATTTGGAAGAGGTAAGAAGCGTTTTAGCCGTAGTTGTCGATGTAAAAGGGCAAGTTAAATTTCCCGGCGTATACGAATTAACGGAAGAACATCGCATTATTGATGCCATTCAATTAGCCGGTGGTTATACGGAGCAAGCAGACACGAAAATGATTAATCATGCCCAGCGCCTACAGGATGAAATGGTGATTTATGTGCCTTTTCAAGGAGAAGAGATGGCAGAAATAAATTTTGTTTCACATCCAAATGGTCAAAACAAAACCCCGACAAAGGTAAATATTAATACTGCAGATGAAGCATTGCTAATGACTATACCCGGCATCGGGCCAGCTAAGGCACAGGCGATTATTAGCTATCGCAATGAAGCTGGGAAATTTCAAACGATTGATGATATAAAAAAAGTGTCTGGTATTGGCGAAAAATCCTTTGAGCGAATAAAAGATTTAATTAAAGTGAACTAA
- a CDS encoding ComE operon protein 2 produces the protein MERITWDQFFMAQSHLLALRSTCTRLAVGATIVREKRIIAGGYNGSISGDEHCIEKGCYVVDNHCVRTVHAETNALLQCAKYGTPANGADLYVTHFPCLPCTKTIIQAGIKNVYYAKDYKNNPYALELLAKADVNVKHIPFDEAKIDFLQEEKLQLLLTMLEKLRSYGASQEELHPLEEKVNALFGQLLKK, from the coding sequence ATGGAGCGTATTACGTGGGATCAATTTTTCATGGCACAAAGCCATTTATTAGCGTTAAGAAGCACATGTACAAGGCTTGCGGTTGGCGCCACAATCGTAAGGGAAAAACGCATTATTGCAGGTGGCTATAACGGCTCCATTTCTGGAGACGAACATTGCATTGAGAAAGGTTGCTATGTTGTTGACAATCATTGTGTGCGTACAGTACATGCCGAAACAAATGCTTTATTGCAATGTGCTAAATATGGTACACCTGCGAATGGAGCAGATTTGTATGTAACCCATTTTCCATGTCTGCCTTGTACAAAAACGATTATTCAAGCAGGTATAAAAAATGTTTATTATGCAAAGGATTATAAAAATAATCCCTATGCATTAGAGTTATTAGCGAAAGCCGATGTCAATGTCAAGCATATTCCATTCGACGAAGCAAAAATTGACTTTTTGCAGGAGGAAAAATTGCAACTATTATTGACGATGCTTGAAAAATTGCGTAGTTACGGTGCTTCTCAAGAGGAATTGCATCCTTTAGAAGAGAAGGTGAATGCGCTTTTTGGTCAATTACTTAAAAAATAA